A segment of the Micromonospora sediminicola genome:
GTTGTCCTTCACCCTCAGCTTGATCTGCCGGCCACCCAGCGCGCCCGAGGCGTTCAACTGGTCGACCTTCAGTTCCAGAGCCCTTTGGTAGACCTTGCCGATCGGCGCGGAAGCGCCGGAGAGTTCGAGGTCGGCGGCGATCACGATCGGGCTGGTGTCCTGCGGTTCCCCGCCGATCCCACAGCCGGTGAGCGTGGTGGCCAGCACGGCCGATGCGAGCACCGCGATGCGCGCGGAGCGGATGGGGCTCAACTCAGTCCTCCAGGTGCGGCGCGGGTCGACGCCCGATCACCGCCGCTCGTCCGTCCTCAGTGGAGGAACGGGATTGGTGTGCCGTACGGTGTGCGCGAAGCCTGCAAAACCTTGCCAATGCCGGGCCCTGTGGTCAAGCGCGGACGCCGGAAGCCGTTTCGGGACGCTCATCCCACATGCTGGGGACACGAAACGTTAACCGACAATTACTGCCCAGATGCGCGTGACCACTCTGGAGTGACATCCCCTGTTCAGGGGGTTGGAGAAAAGAAGGTATTAGGTGATCGGATCTCGGGTTGAGTCGACCCCGACCGTTTCCTGCCTCACTGCGGCTTCCCAAACAGGATCTCGTCTGATGAAATCGCGGCCGTGCCGCGCGTGGCGCTGGCCGCTGCACCAGGCACGGGTCAGCGGGTCGCGCGTGGAAGAAACGACGGAGGCGATGTCGTGAGCACCGGACCTACGACCCTGCCCGGGAGCCCCAACGCCGAACAGCGGAACCGGCGACGGCGCCTGCCCAGGCTGCGCGACGCGCGGATCCGCTCCAAGCTCGCCCTCATCCTGGTCGTTCCGGTAGCCGCTGTCATCGCACTGGCAACTATCCGACTCATTTCCGTGGGCCAGGGCGCGTACGAGGCGGACCAGGTCCGCGCGCTCACCGCGGTCTCGGTCGACGTCTCGGCGCTCACCCAGGACCTGCACAAGGAGCGGATGGCGGCGGCGGCCTTCCTGGCCGACCCGGAGCAGAAGCCCGACGACTACAACCTGCGGGTGCGCCGCACGGACGAGCGGATCGCGGCGTACCGCGAGGAGCGCGACAAGCTCGGCGACGTGTCGGCCGCGATCCGGGACCGGCTGAAGGTGATCGACGACCACCTGGCCACGCTCAACGGCACCCGCCAGGAGGTGCTCGACCGCCTGCAGATGCCGGTGGCCGAGGCGAGCCTGCGTTACGGGATCGTCCTCGACGACCTGGTCTCGTACGGCGACGCGCTGGCCCAGCAGCCCGGCGCGGAGAGCCTCGCCGACGCCCGCCGGGCGGTGGCCGCGTTCGCCCACGCCAAGGCCGAGGTCGCGGAGGAGCAGGCGGTCGCGTTCACCGCGCTCGCCGCCGGCGGCCGGATCGACGAGGAGCAGTTCTCCTCCTTCGTCGCCACCCTGACCGGCCAGCAGGAGGCGCTGCTCGCCTTCTCCCGGGCCGCCGCGCCGGAACAGCGGGGCCTGGTGGACCGCACCGTCTCCGGCGACGCGGTCCAGCTCGCCGACCGGGTCGCCAACGACCTGTCCCGGTCGGTCGGCAAGCCCACGCAGGTCACCCGGGACGAGGCGTCCGCCGCCATCGGCGCGGTCGACGACCTGATGCGGTGGGCGGAGATCCAGCTCCTGGACGAGCTGCTGGCCGACGCCGACGCGGTGCGCGCGGACGTGATCCGGCAGGCCTTCGTGGAGAGCCTGCTCGTGCTGCTCACCCTGGCCGTCGCCGTCACGCTCGCGGTGGTGCTCGCCCGCTCGCTCAACGACTCGCTGCGCCGGCTGCGTGAGGGCGCGCTCTCGGTGGCCAACCACGACCTGCCGGACGCGGTGAGCCGGCTGCAGAACGTCAACGCCATCGGCGACGGCGGCGTGGACGAGATCGTCCAGCAGGTCCGCGACCCGATCAAGCTGTCCAACCGGGACGAGGTCGGCCAGGTGGCGGTGGCCTTCAACGTGGTCCACCGCGAGGCGGTCCGGGTCGCGGCCGAGCAGGCCGCGCTGCGGACCAGCGTCTCGGCGATGTTCCTCAACCTGGCCCGCCGCTCGCAGAGCCTGGTCGACCGGATGATCGGCGAGCTGGACGCGATCGAGCGCGGCGAGGAGGACCCGAAGCGGCTGGCCCAGCTCTTCGAGCTGGACCACCTGGCCACCCGGATGCGCCGCAACGACGAGAACCTGCTGGTCCTGGCCGGGGCCGACTCGGCGGTGCCGCGCCGCGACGACGCGCTCCTGGTCGACGTGCTGCGCGCCGCCCAGTCCGAGGTGGAGCTCTACAACCGGATCGAGTTCGGCACGGTCGACACCGACATCTCGGTCGCCGCGCACGCCGTCAACGACGTGGTCCGCCTGGTGGCCGAGCTGCTCGACAACGCCACCCGGTTCTCGCCGCCGAACACCTCCGTGGTGGCCGACGGTCGCCGGATCCGCGACTACGTGCTGATCCAGATCGAGGACCGGGGTCTCGGCCTCAGCGACGAGCAGCTCGACTCGCTCAACCGACGCCTGGCCGCGCCGCCGACCGTCGACGTGGCCGCGTTCCGGCTGATGGGCCTGGCCGTGGTCAGCCGGCTCGCCTCCCGCTACGGGATCCGGGTCGAGCTGCGCCGCAACGTCGAGGGCGGCACGGTCGCCCAGGTGACGCTGCCGAACCCCACCGTGGTGCTGCCGGTCAACCGGGGCCAGGCCCCGCTGACCCGGCCGCGTCAGCCGCTCGCCGTGGAGCAGTCGCCGTTGAGCCAGGTCGGCGCCGCCGACGCGCTGGCCGGCGCCGGCCGGGGCGCGACCGCGACCCTCGCCGAGCAGTGGCGCGGGGCGACCACCCCACCGCCCGCCCGCTGGCAGGCCCCGGCCGAGGCGCGGGACACCGCCGCGCCGGTCGTGCACCTCGGCGGGGCGACCGGCGCGATGCCCACCGTCTCCAGCCCGGTTGCCGCCGCGCCGACGACCGCGCCCACGCCGGTGTCCGGCGCCGGCTGGTCGGCGGGTGGGCCGACGGTCGCGTACCCCGCTCTGGACCCGCTGCCGCAGCGGGCACCGAGCAGCGACACGGCGGCCACCGCGGCACCGCCGGCCTACCAGCCGCTGGCCGTGCCGCCACCGGCGGAGCCCACCCCGGCCGCACCGGTGGTGGCCCGGCCGGAACGGCCGGCCGAGGCGCCGATATTCCGGGAGATGGAGGCGGTCTGGTTCCGCTCACACGGAGAGGACGAGACCACCATCTTCACCCGGCCCCGGTTCGACGAGCCGCCCGCACCGACGCAGCCGGCGGCGCCGTCACCCGCACCGGTGCCGCCCGCAGTGCCGGAGCCGGCCGCGTCGATGCAGCCCACTGCCGCGACGCGACCGCCGCTGCCCACCCGCACCCCCGGCGCCCAGGCGGCCGGGATCACCACGCCGCCGCCGTACAGCCCGCCGCCGGTGCCGCCCACCCGGCCCGCCGCGGCGGCCCCGCCGCCGGCGAACCCGGTGTCGCCGGCCCCCGCGCCCGCCTCGCCCGTCGACCCGGAGGCCTGGCGGACGGCGGCCGACGAGGGGTGGACCCGGGCCAGCCGGGCCGCCGAGCCCACCACCGGCGGCACCACCCGCTCCGGCCTGCCCAAGCGCGTGCCGCAGGCCCAGCTCGTGCCCGGTGGGATCGAACCGAAGAGCGGGCGGGACCGCAGCCGACGTACCCCGGACGAAGTGCGGGGGCTGCTCTCCGCGTACCACCGCGGCGTCCAGCGGGGCCGTACGGCCGGCGCCGACCCGACCAGCACCTCGACCAAGGAGACGAACCGATGAACAGGCCGGCTGCCATGCAGGACATGGGTTGGCTGCTCACCAACTTCGCCGACAGCGTGGCCGGCATCGCCCACGTGGTGGCGGTGTCCGCGGACGGGTTGCTGCTCGCCTCCTCCCGGGACCTCCCCGGGGACCGGGCCGACCAGCTGGCCGCGATCACCTCCGGCGTGGTGAGCCTGACCGAGGGCGCGGCGCGGATGTTCAGCGCCGGCGGGGTGTTGCAGACCGTGATCGAGATGGACAGCGGATACCTGTTCCTGATGTCCATCAGCGACGGCTCGTCGATGGCCGTGCTCGCGGCGCGCAGCTGCGACGTCGGTCAGGTGGGCTACGAGATGGCACTGCTGGTGGAGCGGGTCGGCCAGGCGTTGGTCCCGTTGCCGAGGGACGCCGTCCGGTCCTGACCGGGCCGGTCGACCTGGTGATCCGGAGCCGCTTCGGCTCCGTACGAGGGGAGGTGATCGCGAGTTGGAACCGCGACGTGATCCGCGTGGCGCGCTGGTGCGACCGTACGCGGTCACCCGGGGCCGCACCGAGCCGTTGCAGAACATCGCGCTCGAGGCGGTGCTGTCCAGCACGCCGACGCAGTCGGCCGAGGCGCGCTTCGCCGGGCACGACAAGTACCGCATCTCCTCGGTCTGTGAGGGCCGGGCACAGTCGCTGGCGGAAATCGCCGCTTACACCCGGATGCCGCTGGGCGTCACCCGGGTGCTGGTCGCCGACATGGTGGCCGAGGGCCTGCTGACGCTACACACTGCCGCTCCCGCGACGGGCTTCGCGGCGCGCATGAACCTGCTTGGAAGGGTGCTAAGTGGACTTCGCGAACTATGACCCCGACGGGGCGAACCGCGGCCGGGAGATCATCTCCGCGAAGATCGTGATCGCGGGCGGCTTCGGGGTGGGCAAGACCACCCTGGTCGGGGCGATCTCCGAGATCCAGCCGCTGACCACCGAGGCCCTGATGACCGCGGCCGGGGTGGGCATCGACGACCCGTCGAAGGTGCCGGGCAAGGAGACCACCACGGTCGCCATGGACTTCGGGCGTATCACCATGGCCGAGGACCTGATCCTCTACCTCTTCGGCACCCCCGGCCAGACCCGGTTCTGGTTCATGTGGGACGAGATCATCCGGGGCGCGGTGGGCGCGGCGGTGCTGGTGGACACCCGCCGGATCACCGACGCGTTCGCGCCGCTGGACTACTTCGAGAACCGCAAGCTGCCGTACGTGGTGGCGCTGAACCGCTTCGACGACGCGCCGCACTACGAGCTGGAGGAGATCCGGGAGGCGCTGGCCATCTCGCCGGACGTGCCGCTGGTGATGTGCGACG
Coding sequences within it:
- a CDS encoding GTP-binding protein, with product MDFANYDPDGANRGREIISAKIVIAGGFGVGKTTLVGAISEIQPLTTEALMTAAGVGIDDPSKVPGKETTTVAMDFGRITMAEDLILYLFGTPGQTRFWFMWDEIIRGAVGAAVLVDTRRITDAFAPLDYFENRKLPYVVALNRFDDAPHYELEEIREALAISPDVPLVMCDARRRESVKQVLVTVVEHAMLRLQAEHGFPASVG
- a CDS encoding roadblock/LC7 domain-containing protein, whose translation is MNRPAAMQDMGWLLTNFADSVAGIAHVVAVSADGLLLASSRDLPGDRADQLAAITSGVVSLTEGAARMFSAGGVLQTVIEMDSGYLFLMSISDGSSMAVLAARSCDVGQVGYEMALLVERVGQALVPLPRDAVRS
- a CDS encoding sensor histidine kinase, with product MSTGPTTLPGSPNAEQRNRRRRLPRLRDARIRSKLALILVVPVAAVIALATIRLISVGQGAYEADQVRALTAVSVDVSALTQDLHKERMAAAAFLADPEQKPDDYNLRVRRTDERIAAYREERDKLGDVSAAIRDRLKVIDDHLATLNGTRQEVLDRLQMPVAEASLRYGIVLDDLVSYGDALAQQPGAESLADARRAVAAFAHAKAEVAEEQAVAFTALAAGGRIDEEQFSSFVATLTGQQEALLAFSRAAAPEQRGLVDRTVSGDAVQLADRVANDLSRSVGKPTQVTRDEASAAIGAVDDLMRWAEIQLLDELLADADAVRADVIRQAFVESLLVLLTLAVAVTLAVVLARSLNDSLRRLREGALSVANHDLPDAVSRLQNVNAIGDGGVDEIVQQVRDPIKLSNRDEVGQVAVAFNVVHREAVRVAAEQAALRTSVSAMFLNLARRSQSLVDRMIGELDAIERGEEDPKRLAQLFELDHLATRMRRNDENLLVLAGADSAVPRRDDALLVDVLRAAQSEVELYNRIEFGTVDTDISVAAHAVNDVVRLVAELLDNATRFSPPNTSVVADGRRIRDYVLIQIEDRGLGLSDEQLDSLNRRLAAPPTVDVAAFRLMGLAVVSRLASRYGIRVELRRNVEGGTVAQVTLPNPTVVLPVNRGQAPLTRPRQPLAVEQSPLSQVGAADALAGAGRGATATLAEQWRGATTPPPARWQAPAEARDTAAPVVHLGGATGAMPTVSSPVAAAPTTAPTPVSGAGWSAGGPTVAYPALDPLPQRAPSSDTAATAAPPAYQPLAVPPPAEPTPAAPVVARPERPAEAPIFREMEAVWFRSHGEDETTIFTRPRFDEPPAPTQPAAPSPAPVPPAVPEPAASMQPTAATRPPLPTRTPGAQAAGITTPPPYSPPPVPPTRPAAAAPPPANPVSPAPAPASPVDPEAWRTAADEGWTRASRAAEPTTGGTTRSGLPKRVPQAQLVPGGIEPKSGRDRSRRTPDEVRGLLSAYHRGVQRGRTAGADPTSTSTKETNR
- a CDS encoding DUF742 domain-containing protein yields the protein MEPRRDPRGALVRPYAVTRGRTEPLQNIALEAVLSSTPTQSAEARFAGHDKYRISSVCEGRAQSLAEIAAYTRMPLGVTRVLVADMVAEGLLTLHTAAPATGFAARMNLLGRVLSGLREL